From Streptomyces sp. NBC_00370, a single genomic window includes:
- a CDS encoding PfkB family carbohydrate kinase, producing MTQDAGPAPGPGAVLVLGEALIDLVPAPGEPGTYRAQPGGAPANVADGLARLGTPSWFAGALGADAFARTLEQRLVSAGVRLDLCARSPLPTALAVADPGPDGTGYHFHLRDTATFRIPAHATDVGLFGAVYVGGLAAVVEPAATAVAATAAAAAEHSVLVVDPNVREDRGLDRASSLGMLRELCALAQVVKASDEDVAALWPAADPDETCRELAAEGRLVVLTRGADGSTAYTGSGEPVSVPAVPVDVVNTIGAGDAFMAALLSRLAAGGAVPTGEAARPMLEFAAEAAASVVSASGTEITLAARV from the coding sequence ATGACCCAGGACGCGGGGCCCGCACCGGGTCCCGGGGCCGTCCTGGTCCTCGGGGAGGCCCTGATCGACCTGGTGCCGGCGCCGGGTGAACCGGGCACCTACCGGGCCCAGCCGGGCGGCGCCCCGGCCAACGTCGCCGACGGTCTGGCCCGGCTGGGCACGCCCAGCTGGTTCGCCGGTGCGCTGGGGGCCGACGCCTTCGCCCGTACGCTCGAACAGCGGCTCGTCTCCGCGGGCGTACGGCTCGACCTGTGCGCGCGCTCCCCGCTGCCGACGGCGCTCGCTGTCGCCGACCCGGGCCCCGACGGCACCGGATACCACTTCCATCTGCGGGACACCGCCACGTTCCGGATCCCCGCGCACGCCACCGACGTCGGCCTGTTCGGCGCGGTGTACGTGGGCGGCCTCGCCGCCGTCGTCGAACCCGCCGCGACAGCGGTGGCCGCCACGGCAGCCGCGGCGGCCGAGCACTCGGTCCTGGTGGTCGACCCCAACGTACGGGAGGACCGCGGCCTCGACCGGGCGAGCAGCCTGGGCATGCTGCGCGAACTGTGCGCGCTGGCCCAGGTCGTGAAGGCGAGCGACGAGGACGTCGCGGCGCTCTGGCCTGCGGCCGACCCCGACGAGACCTGCCGCGAACTCGCGGCGGAGGGACGGCTGGTCGTCCTCACCCGTGGCGCCGACGGCAGCACCGCGTACACCGGCTCGGGGGAGCCGGTCTCGGTGCCCGCCGTCCCCGTCGACGTGGTGAACACGATCGGCGCCGGCGACGCCTTCATGGCGGCGCTGCTGAGCCGGCTCGCCGCCGGCGGCGCGGTACCGACGGGCGAAGCGGCCCGCCCGATGCTGGAGTTCGCCGCCGAGGCCGCCGCGTCCGTCGTCTCGGCGTCGGGCACGGAGATCACCCTGGCCGCCCGCGTCTGA
- a CDS encoding GH1 family beta-glucosidase encodes MNELSALPADFTWGVATAAYQIEGAVAEDGRAPSIWDTFSHTPGTIDGGDTGDVACDHYHRVPEDIGLMKQLGVDAYRFSLAWPRIVPDGNGAVNKAGLDFYDRLVDGLLEAGISPFATLYHWDLPQASQDRGGWPARETAEHFARYAGIVAERLGDRVKDWATLNEPLCSSWIGHLEGTMAPGVRDLTAAVHTSYHLHLGHGLAVQAIRAVSSDARIGIVNNLSPIEPATDSEADRAAAVRADGHTNRWWLDPIHGRGYPQDMVDLYGVDLPVRDGDLETIAAPLDWLGVNYYFRQIVRDDPTGIAPFAKQVEVPGARLTAMPWEVHADGLEQLLLRVTEEYGAQRIFVTENGSAYPDVVQADGTVDDPERVRYLEEHLAACARAVEKGAPLAGYFAWSLLDNFEWAYGYDKRFGLVHVDYDTQVRTVKSSGYRYADIVRQTSGRGSRAA; translated from the coding sequence GTGAACGAGCTCAGCGCCCTTCCGGCCGACTTCACGTGGGGCGTCGCCACCGCCGCGTACCAGATCGAGGGAGCGGTGGCCGAGGACGGCCGTGCCCCCTCCATCTGGGACACGTTCTCCCACACGCCGGGCACCATCGACGGCGGGGACACCGGCGATGTGGCCTGCGACCACTACCACCGCGTCCCCGAGGACATCGGGCTGATGAAGCAGCTCGGTGTCGACGCGTACCGCTTCTCGCTCGCCTGGCCGCGGATCGTGCCGGACGGCAACGGCGCGGTGAACAAGGCCGGTCTGGACTTCTACGACCGGCTGGTCGACGGTCTGCTGGAAGCGGGCATCAGCCCGTTCGCGACGCTCTACCACTGGGACCTGCCGCAGGCGTCCCAGGACAGGGGCGGCTGGCCGGCCCGTGAGACCGCCGAGCACTTCGCGCGGTACGCGGGCATCGTCGCCGAGCGCCTCGGCGACCGGGTGAAGGACTGGGCGACCCTCAACGAGCCGCTGTGCTCGTCGTGGATCGGCCACCTCGAAGGCACCATGGCCCCCGGTGTACGGGACCTGACGGCCGCGGTGCACACCTCGTACCACCTGCACCTCGGGCACGGACTCGCGGTGCAGGCGATACGCGCCGTCTCGTCCGACGCGCGGATCGGCATCGTCAACAACCTCAGCCCGATCGAGCCGGCCACCGACAGCGAGGCGGACCGCGCTGCGGCCGTCCGCGCCGACGGCCACACCAACCGCTGGTGGCTGGACCCGATCCACGGCCGCGGCTACCCGCAGGACATGGTCGACCTGTACGGCGTCGACCTGCCGGTACGCGACGGCGACCTGGAAACCATCGCGGCTCCGCTGGACTGGCTGGGAGTGAACTACTACTTCCGCCAGATCGTCCGCGACGACCCGACCGGCATCGCCCCGTTCGCCAAGCAGGTCGAGGTACCGGGCGCGCGGCTGACCGCCATGCCGTGGGAGGTGCACGCCGACGGTCTTGAGCAGCTGCTGCTGCGGGTGACCGAGGAGTACGGCGCGCAGCGCATCTTCGTCACCGAGAACGGCTCCGCCTACCCGGACGTCGTCCAGGCCGACGGCACGGTCGACGACCCGGAGCGCGTGCGCTACCTGGAGGAGCACCTGGCGGCCTGTGCGCGGGCCGTCGAGAAGGGCGCCCCGCTCGCCGGGTACTTCGCCTGGTCGCTGCTGGACAACTTCGAGTGGGCGTACGGCTACGACAAGCGCTTCGGCCTTGTCCACGTCGACTACGACACCCAGGTCCGCACGGTCAAGAGCAGCGGCTACCGCTACGCGGACATCGTGCGGCAGACGTCGGGCCGGGGCAGCCGGGCGGCGTAG
- a CDS encoding carbohydrate ABC transporter permease encodes MSSHTKSPMASPQSFLWTRRIVLTLLAAFVLLPVFVMVSSSLKPLQDVNGKFQWIPSGLTIRPYFDIWKTVPLAKYFANSLIVAGTATVASVIIAVFAAYAVSRYRFAGKRVFTVTVLSTQMFPGILFLLPLYLIFVNIGNSTGITLNGSRGGLILTYLTFSLPFSIWMLIGYFDSIPKDLDEAALVDGNGPLGALFRVVVPAAIPGIVAVAVYAFMTAWGEVLFASVMTNDNTRTLAIGLQGYSTQNDVYWNQIMAASLVVSVPVVIGFLLLQRYLVAGLTAGAVK; translated from the coding sequence ATGTCTAGTCACACCAAGTCTCCGATGGCTTCGCCGCAGTCCTTCCTCTGGACGCGCCGTATCGTCCTGACCCTGCTGGCCGCCTTCGTGCTGCTGCCCGTCTTCGTGATGGTCAGCAGCTCGCTCAAGCCGCTCCAGGACGTCAACGGCAAGTTCCAGTGGATCCCGAGCGGGCTCACCATTCGGCCGTACTTCGACATCTGGAAGACCGTCCCGCTCGCCAAGTACTTCGCCAACTCGCTGATCGTGGCGGGTACGGCGACGGTGGCCTCCGTGATCATCGCGGTGTTCGCCGCGTACGCCGTGAGCCGCTACCGGTTCGCCGGCAAGCGGGTCTTCACCGTCACGGTGCTGTCGACCCAGATGTTCCCCGGCATCCTCTTCCTGCTGCCGCTGTACCTGATCTTCGTCAACATCGGCAACAGCACCGGCATCACGCTGAACGGCTCGCGCGGCGGTCTGATCCTCACGTATCTGACCTTCTCGTTGCCGTTCTCCATCTGGATGCTGATCGGGTACTTCGACTCCATCCCGAAGGACCTGGACGAGGCGGCGCTGGTGGACGGCAACGGCCCGCTCGGCGCGCTCTTCCGCGTCGTCGTGCCCGCCGCCATCCCCGGCATCGTGGCCGTCGCCGTGTACGCGTTCATGACGGCCTGGGGCGAAGTCCTCTTCGCCTCCGTCATGACCAACGACAACACCAGAACGCTCGCCATCGGGCTGCAGGGGTACTCCACGCAGAACGATGTGTACTGGAACCAGATCATGGCCGCCTCGCTCGTCGTCAGCGTGCCGGTCGTCATCGGGTTCCTTCTCCTCCAGCGCTATCTCGTCGCCGGCCTGACCGCGGGTGCAGTGAAGTGA
- a CDS encoding carbohydrate ABC transporter permease — MTATVTPPSAQAGSKETSGSGGARRRLPRIPDRIRRGGLPYLLLLPAILLELLIHLIPMAVGIVVSFRKLTLFFIRNWGQAPWSGFDNYKVAVDFDAPIGQALLHSFWVTCAFTILSVGLCWLFGTVAAIMLQETFRGRGLLRAIFLIPYALPAYAAIITWAFMFQHDNGLVNHVLHDQLGLTDKPSFWLIGNNSFIALVVVSVWKGWPFAFLIIMAGLQNIPRDLYEAASIDGAGMWQQIRKITLPSLRPVNQVLVLVLFLWTFNDFNTPFVLFGKSAPEAADLISIHIYQSSFVTWNFGSGSAMSVLLLLFLLVVTAIYLLLTSRGRKSADV; from the coding sequence ATGACCGCCACCGTGACACCCCCCAGTGCGCAGGCGGGCAGCAAGGAGACTTCGGGCAGTGGGGGTGCGCGCAGACGACTGCCGCGCATCCCCGACCGGATCCGCCGCGGCGGTCTGCCCTATCTGCTCCTGCTGCCGGCGATCCTGCTCGAACTGCTCATCCATCTGATCCCGATGGCCGTCGGGATCGTGGTCAGCTTCCGCAAGCTGACCCTCTTCTTCATCCGTAACTGGGGCCAGGCTCCCTGGTCCGGTTTCGACAACTACAAGGTCGCCGTCGACTTCGACGCGCCGATCGGCCAGGCGCTGCTCCACTCGTTCTGGGTGACCTGCGCCTTCACGATCCTGTCCGTAGGACTGTGCTGGCTGTTCGGCACGGTCGCGGCGATCATGCTCCAGGAGACCTTCCGGGGCCGCGGACTGCTGCGGGCGATCTTCCTGATCCCCTACGCACTGCCCGCGTACGCCGCGATCATCACCTGGGCCTTCATGTTCCAGCACGACAACGGCCTGGTGAACCACGTCCTGCACGACCAGCTCGGGCTCACCGACAAGCCGTCGTTCTGGCTGATCGGCAACAACAGCTTCATCGCGCTGGTCGTCGTGTCGGTCTGGAAGGGCTGGCCCTTCGCCTTCCTGATCATCATGGCGGGGCTGCAGAACATCCCGCGCGACCTGTACGAGGCGGCGTCCATCGACGGCGCCGGCATGTGGCAGCAGATCCGCAAGATCACCCTGCCGTCGCTGCGTCCGGTCAACCAGGTGCTGGTGCTGGTGCTGTTCCTGTGGACGTTCAACGACTTCAACACGCCGTTCGTGCTGTTCGGGAAATCGGCGCCGGAAGCGGCGGACCTGATCTCGATCCACATCTACCAGTCGTCGTTCGTGACCTGGAACTTCGGCTCGGGCTCCGCCATGTCGGTGCTGCTCCTGCTGTTCCTGCTGGTCGTCACCGCGATCTATCTGCTGCTCACGTCACGAGGGAGGAAGAGCGCCGATGTCTAG
- a CDS encoding ABC transporter substrate-binding protein produces MRKIRAAAAVTVVTALAAAATGCGGGSSDSGDNSAPKTLTYWASNQGPNIDADKKILTPELAKFQKQTGIKVKLEVVPWSDLLNRILAATTSGDGPDVLNIGNTWSASLQASGALLPWNAKNFDAIGGKDRFVTSAVGSSGAEGKDPSAVPLYSLAYALYYNKQMFADAGITKPPTTWDELVADGKKIHAKDANKWGLGAEGGNLSNNIHQAFALGQQHGADFFDKSGQPTFTSDGAVAAVKQYVDFMAKDKIIAPGNAEYAQNQSLTDFAKGKTAMVLWQAAATSFASQGMKPTDWGAAPVPVQSGTPGTGTSVNSMVAGINIAVFNNTKNVDGAKKFVKFMTSDAEQVYLNKSYGSIPPVKAAQADPAFSAPDLQVLRDTLAKSAAPLPQVAAESQFETTVGTAIKGLWADAAGGKPVTTESVKAALTKAQQQMTQ; encoded by the coding sequence ATGCGCAAGATCAGAGCCGCAGCAGCCGTCACCGTCGTCACCGCCCTCGCGGCAGCAGCCACGGGCTGCGGCGGAGGCTCGTCGGACAGCGGCGACAACTCCGCTCCCAAGACGCTCACCTACTGGGCGTCCAACCAGGGCCCCAACATCGACGCCGACAAGAAGATCCTGACCCCCGAGCTGGCGAAGTTCCAGAAGCAGACGGGTATCAAGGTCAAGCTCGAAGTCGTCCCGTGGTCCGACCTGCTCAACCGCATCCTCGCGGCCACCACGTCGGGTGACGGCCCCGACGTGCTCAACATCGGCAACACCTGGTCGGCCTCTCTCCAGGCGAGCGGCGCCCTGCTGCCGTGGAACGCGAAGAACTTCGACGCGATCGGCGGCAAGGACCGCTTCGTCACGTCGGCGGTCGGCTCGTCCGGCGCCGAGGGCAAGGACCCGTCGGCCGTGCCGCTGTACTCGCTGGCGTACGCGCTGTACTACAACAAGCAGATGTTCGCCGACGCGGGCATCACCAAGCCGCCGACGACCTGGGACGAACTGGTCGCCGACGGAAAGAAGATCCACGCCAAGGACGCCAACAAGTGGGGCCTCGGCGCTGAGGGTGGCAACCTCTCCAACAACATCCACCAGGCGTTCGCCCTCGGGCAGCAGCACGGTGCCGACTTCTTCGACAAGTCCGGCCAGCCGACGTTCACCTCCGACGGCGCGGTGGCCGCCGTGAAGCAGTACGTCGACTTCATGGCCAAGGACAAGATCATCGCTCCGGGCAACGCGGAGTACGCGCAGAACCAGTCGCTCACGGACTTCGCCAAGGGCAAGACCGCGATGGTGCTGTGGCAGGCCGCCGCCACGAGCTTCGCCTCCCAGGGCATGAAGCCCACCGACTGGGGCGCGGCCCCGGTGCCCGTCCAGTCCGGTACTCCCGGCACGGGCACGAGCGTCAACTCCATGGTCGCCGGTATCAACATCGCGGTGTTCAACAACACCAAGAACGTCGACGGCGCCAAGAAGTTCGTGAAGTTCATGACGAGCGACGCCGAGCAGGTGTACCTCAACAAGAGCTACGGCTCGATCCCGCCCGTGAAGGCCGCCCAGGCCGACCCGGCGTTCTCGGCGCCCGACCTCCAGGTCCTGCGTGACACGCTCGCCAAGAGCGCGGCCCCGCTCCCCCAGGTCGCTGCCGAGTCCCAGTTCGAGACCACCGTCGGCACGGCCATCAAGGGCCTGTGGGCGGACGCCGCGGGCGGAAAGCCGGTGACCACCGAGTCCGTCAAGGCAGCCCTGACCAAGGCCCAGCAGCAGATGACGCAGTGA
- a CDS encoding ROK family transcriptional regulator codes for MAERNRRTVRDLRRGNRARVVQRLYFDGPLSRQELGSATGLSSGSISNVVAELAAEGLLEEAGVVDSDGGRPRTLLRVAPAGGLLIGIDIGETRVRVELFDLSLTELARTDRLLAQHGYDVDRIVAHVRTGVADVIRDAGADPHQLLGIGIGVPGIIERGGPEGAVVHGQTIGWSAVPFEKLLREAVEVPPEVPLFIDNGAKTLGQAEMWFGGGRGAGIAAIALIGSGVGASVIHGGALVEESRRGTALEWGHTTVHMRGRRCRCGSIGCLEAYAGAEAMRERWHELGGPLPDDTDDESALAALLDAAFPDTEGAVPDPLAVSLLDDTAECLGAALADLINLFLPDRILLGGWAGLLVGPHILPAIRRHAAQYALSHAAGRTTIDIGELGPDAVTVGAATLPLAAFLARGGSRPRTPDESVPQSGAVGVPRRWRRAPAPAGEASGEPIPG; via the coding sequence ATGGCGGAACGCAACAGAAGAACAGTGCGTGACCTGCGACGCGGCAACCGCGCCCGGGTTGTGCAACGGTTGTATTTCGATGGCCCGCTGAGCCGCCAGGAGCTCGGATCCGCGACCGGCTTGAGTTCAGGATCCATCAGCAACGTCGTCGCCGAACTCGCCGCGGAGGGCCTCCTGGAGGAGGCCGGAGTGGTCGATTCCGACGGCGGCCGCCCCCGTACCCTCCTGCGTGTCGCCCCCGCGGGAGGACTGCTCATCGGCATCGACATCGGCGAGACCCGGGTGCGGGTCGAGCTGTTCGACCTGTCGCTCACCGAACTCGCCAGGACCGACCGGCTGTTGGCCCAGCACGGCTACGACGTCGACCGCATCGTCGCGCATGTGCGCACCGGCGTCGCCGATGTCATCAGGGACGCCGGCGCCGATCCGCACCAGCTCCTCGGCATCGGCATCGGGGTCCCCGGCATCATCGAGCGCGGCGGCCCCGAGGGCGCCGTCGTGCACGGCCAGACCATCGGCTGGAGCGCCGTACCGTTCGAGAAACTGCTCCGAGAGGCCGTCGAAGTCCCGCCCGAGGTACCGCTGTTCATCGACAACGGCGCCAAGACGCTCGGCCAGGCCGAGATGTGGTTCGGCGGCGGCAGGGGCGCCGGCATCGCCGCCATCGCGCTGATCGGCTCGGGCGTCGGCGCGAGCGTCATACACGGCGGCGCGCTGGTCGAGGAGAGCAGACGTGGCACGGCCCTCGAATGGGGCCACACCACCGTGCACATGAGGGGCCGCCGCTGCCGCTGCGGCTCCATCGGCTGTCTGGAGGCGTACGCGGGCGCCGAGGCGATGCGCGAGCGCTGGCACGAGCTGGGAGGTCCGCTCCCCGACGACACCGACGACGAGAGCGCCCTGGCGGCCCTGCTGGACGCCGCGTTCCCCGACACCGAAGGGGCGGTGCCCGATCCGCTCGCCGTCTCCCTCCTCGACGACACCGCCGAGTGCCTGGGGGCGGCGCTGGCCGACCTGATCAACCTCTTCCTGCCCGACCGGATCCTGCTCGGCGGCTGGGCCGGGCTGCTCGTCGGCCCGCACATCCTGCCCGCCATCCGCCGGCACGCCGCCCAGTACGCGCTCAGCCACGCGGCCGGGCGCACCACCATCGACATCGGCGAACTCGGCCCCGACGCGGTGACGGTGGGCGCCGCGACGCTGCCGCTGGCCGCGTTCCTGGCGCGTGGCGGCAGCCGCCCCCGTACGCCGGACGAGAGCGTCCCGCAGAGCGGCGCCGTGGGCGTACCGAGGCGCTGGCGGCGCGCTCCCGCGCCCGCGGGGGAGGCGTCGGGCGAACCGATCCCCGGCTGA
- a CDS encoding LacI family DNA-binding transcriptional regulator: MTEDVRSTGAPTLEDVARTAGVSRATVSRVINGVRNVDPTIADAVRKAVASTGYTPNRAARSLVTRRADTIALVVSGAGADPDPDDPTGGSSIYRDSEGSDADLGAPDGGSDSFTAEVFSDPFFGRVVTGVVNYLRPRGMFPVLMFAETARAREEIVSYMRQGSADGALVVSTHAEDPLPAMITEAGLPAVLYARPARPVRISYVDLAHQDGSRIAAEHLVKRGCRRIATITGPLDVPAGQDRLAGFRSTMTRQGHPYIPIAEGRFTQESGEAAMERLLAEHPDLDGVFAANDLMAVGACHVLREHGKRVPEDVAVIGFDDSSAAAACRPPLTTVRQPVEDMAAEMGRLLLDRLARPDRPVTSVIFEPTLVVRQSA; the protein is encoded by the coding sequence ATGACGGAAGACGTGCGCTCGACCGGCGCACCCACCCTGGAGGATGTGGCGCGGACGGCAGGTGTCTCCCGCGCCACGGTCTCGCGTGTCATCAACGGTGTCCGGAATGTCGACCCGACGATAGCGGACGCGGTGCGCAAGGCCGTGGCCAGCACCGGGTACACACCCAACCGGGCGGCCCGCTCCCTGGTGACCCGGCGGGCCGACACGATCGCGCTGGTCGTCTCTGGTGCGGGGGCCGATCCCGATCCGGACGACCCCACGGGTGGCAGCAGCATCTACCGGGACAGCGAGGGGAGCGACGCGGATCTGGGCGCGCCGGACGGCGGCAGCGACTCGTTCACCGCCGAGGTCTTCTCCGACCCGTTCTTCGGCCGGGTGGTGACCGGCGTCGTCAACTACCTGCGGCCGCGCGGGATGTTCCCCGTGCTGATGTTCGCCGAGACGGCGCGCGCCCGGGAGGAGATCGTCTCGTACATGCGCCAGGGCAGCGCCGACGGCGCTCTCGTCGTGTCGACGCACGCCGAGGACCCGCTGCCCGCCATGATCACCGAGGCGGGGCTGCCCGCCGTGCTGTACGCGCGTCCCGCCAGGCCGGTGCGGATCAGTTACGTCGACCTCGCGCACCAGGACGGTTCGCGGATCGCCGCCGAGCACCTGGTCAAGCGCGGCTGCCGCAGGATCGCCACCATCACGGGCCCGCTCGACGTGCCCGCGGGTCAGGACAGGCTCGCCGGGTTCCGCTCCACGATGACGCGCCAGGGCCATCCGTACATCCCGATCGCCGAGGGCCGGTTCACCCAGGAGAGCGGCGAGGCCGCCATGGAGCGGCTGCTGGCCGAACACCCCGACCTGGACGGCGTGTTCGCCGCCAACGATCTGATGGCCGTGGGCGCCTGCCATGTGCTGCGCGAGCACGGCAAGCGGGTGCCGGAGGATGTCGCGGTGATCGGCTTCGACGACAGCAGCGCCGCTGCCGCCTGCCGGCCGCCGCTGACGACGGTGCGCCAGCCCGTGGAGGACATGGCGGCGGAGATGGGACGGCTGCTGCTCGACCGGCTTGCCCGCCCCGACCGACCTGTCACGTCGGTGATATTCGAACCCACCCTGGTGGTACGGCAGTCGGCCTGA
- a CDS encoding glycoside hydrolase family 3 C-terminal domain-containing protein — translation MTDEEIDHLLEKLDLAQKVRLLTGASNWRTHAEPAVGLRPLAFSDGPAGVRGDAWDERDTSLVLPSPTAVGAAWDDELATALGALLAAEARRKSIDVLLAPTLNLHRSPLGGRHFECFSEDPLLTGRIGAALIRGIQSGGVAATPKHFVANDSETDRLTVDVQVDERTLREVYLAPFEAAVEAGTWAVMSSYNQVNGVTMAAGPLLRRPLKSEWGFAGPVVSDWGAVRSLLDTARSAQDLAMGGPDSPWSAGLLDAAAKGLVPPEAVDDKVRRLLRLADRVGALAPGRNEPPLVWHPVSAPSDQRALLRRAVAAGSVLLRNEGELLPLDPAALRSVAVIGPHATAVRIQGGGSAEVFPESVVSPLEGIVHALRDTAEVIHTPGLPAGRLPRPLERSVVRDPRDGEPGVLVRLLDEAGGELHAEHRLSGRIVEPALVPPGSRTVEIRALLRPDESGSWTFAVGGWGLISLSVAGETLLTGTFPLDTDDPTRVHVAPPYRCASAELTAGDEVEVVARRRLDPGSGVATILAAARPAGDAAQALAAATAAARAADVAVVVVGTTEESESEGRDRETLALPDGQDELIRAVVEANERTVVIVNSGGPVLLPEAVPAPALLLAWFPGQEAGHGLADVLFGRAEPGGRLPTTWPAAQRDVPVLRTEPEQGRLSYREGPHIGYAAWLRAGTPPAHWFGHGLGYTSWSYESMETPAAVAEGNGFEVRVTLRNTGRRRGREVVQLYLARPDSAVERPMRWLVGYAAVRAEPGEEAVAVVHVPARALAHWSAERHRWESEPGEFLLLGGRSAGDLPLTGVVTASAPLPLSPGATTESALL, via the coding sequence ATGACTGACGAAGAGATCGACCATCTGCTGGAGAAACTGGACCTCGCGCAGAAGGTGCGCCTGCTGACCGGCGCGAGCAACTGGCGGACCCACGCCGAGCCGGCCGTCGGACTGCGCCCGCTCGCCTTCTCCGACGGCCCCGCGGGGGTGCGGGGCGACGCCTGGGACGAGCGGGACACCTCCCTCGTCCTGCCCTCACCGACGGCGGTCGGCGCGGCCTGGGACGACGAACTGGCCACCGCGCTCGGTGCGCTGCTGGCCGCCGAAGCGCGGCGCAAAAGCATCGACGTGCTGCTGGCGCCGACGCTCAATCTGCACCGCTCGCCGCTCGGCGGGCGGCACTTCGAATGCTTCTCCGAGGACCCGCTGCTGACCGGGCGCATCGGCGCCGCGCTCATCAGGGGCATCCAGTCCGGCGGCGTGGCGGCCACCCCGAAGCACTTCGTGGCCAACGACTCGGAGACCGACCGACTCACGGTCGACGTCCAGGTCGACGAACGGACCCTGCGCGAGGTGTACTTGGCGCCCTTCGAGGCGGCCGTCGAAGCCGGCACCTGGGCCGTGATGTCCTCGTACAACCAGGTCAACGGCGTGACGATGGCGGCAGGGCCGCTTCTGCGGCGGCCGCTCAAGAGCGAGTGGGGCTTCGCGGGGCCCGTGGTCTCCGACTGGGGCGCCGTGCGCTCCCTGCTCGACACGGCGCGCTCCGCACAGGACTTGGCGATGGGCGGCCCCGACAGTCCCTGGTCCGCCGGACTGCTCGACGCGGCAGCCAAGGGACTCGTCCCGCCCGAGGCCGTGGACGACAAGGTGCGCAGACTGCTGCGGCTCGCCGACCGGGTGGGCGCCCTGGCCCCTGGCCGGAACGAGCCCCCGCTGGTGTGGCATCCGGTCAGCGCGCCGTCCGACCAGCGCGCGCTGCTGCGCCGCGCGGTGGCCGCCGGGTCCGTACTGCTGCGCAACGAAGGCGAGTTGCTGCCGCTCGACCCGGCGGCGCTGCGCTCGGTCGCCGTCATCGGGCCGCATGCCACGGCCGTCCGTATCCAGGGCGGCGGCAGCGCCGAGGTGTTCCCCGAGTCGGTCGTCTCTCCGCTGGAGGGCATCGTGCACGCGCTGCGCGACACGGCCGAGGTGATCCATACGCCGGGACTGCCGGCCGGCCGGCTGCCCAGGCCGCTGGAGCGGTCGGTCGTACGGGACCCGCGCGACGGTGAACCGGGCGTCCTCGTACGGCTGCTGGACGAGGCGGGCGGCGAACTCCACGCAGAGCACCGGCTGTCGGGACGGATCGTGGAACCCGCCCTGGTGCCGCCCGGTTCCCGCACCGTCGAGATCCGGGCGCTCCTGCGGCCCGACGAGAGCGGCAGCTGGACCTTCGCCGTCGGCGGCTGGGGGCTGATCTCGCTGTCGGTGGCGGGCGAGACGCTGCTCACCGGGACCTTCCCGCTGGACACCGACGATCCGACCCGGGTCCATGTGGCGCCGCCCTACCGCTGCGCGAGCGCCGAACTGACCGCGGGGGACGAGGTGGAGGTGGTCGCCCGGCGGCGGCTGGACCCCGGCTCGGGGGTGGCCACGATCCTGGCGGCTGCCCGGCCCGCCGGTGACGCGGCGCAGGCACTGGCCGCCGCCACGGCAGCCGCCAGGGCGGCCGATGTCGCCGTGGTCGTCGTCGGTACGACGGAGGAGAGCGAGTCCGAGGGGCGCGACCGCGAGACGCTCGCCCTGCCGGACGGCCAGGACGAGCTGATCCGGGCCGTGGTCGAGGCCAACGAGCGCACGGTGGTGATCGTCAACTCCGGCGGGCCCGTGCTGCTCCCCGAGGCCGTCCCGGCACCGGCCCTGCTGCTCGCCTGGTTCCCCGGTCAGGAGGCGGGGCACGGTCTCGCCGACGTGCTGTTCGGACGGGCCGAGCCGGGCGGGAGGCTGCCCACCACCTGGCCGGCCGCCCAGCGCGACGTGCCGGTGCTCCGCACGGAGCCCGAGCAGGGCCGGCTCAGCTACCGGGAAGGCCCGCACATCGGGTACGCGGCCTGGCTGCGCGCCGGCACCCCGCCCGCCCACTGGTTCGGCCACGGGCTCGGGTACACGAGTTGGTCGTACGAGTCGATGGAGACGCCGGCGGCGGTGGCCGAGGGGAACGGGTTCGAGGTGCGGGTGACGCTGCGCAACACCGGGCGGCGGCGCGGACGCGAGGTCGTACAGCTCTATCTGGCCAGACCCGACTCGGCGGTCGAGCGGCCGATGCGGTGGCTCGTGGGCTACGCGGCGGTGCGCGCCGAGCCCGGCGAGGAGGCCGTCGCCGTCGTACACGTGCCGGCCAGGGCGCTGGCCCACTGGTCGGCGGAGCGGCATCGCTGGGAGAGCGAGCCGGGCGAGTTCCTTCTGCTCGGGGGCCGTTCGGCCGGGGACCTGCCGCTCACCGGCGTGGTGACCGCTTCGGCGCCGTTGCCGCTGTCACCAGGGGCGACCACGGAGAGCGCTCTCCTCTAA